A region of Triplophysa rosa linkage group LG16, Trosa_1v2, whole genome shotgun sequence DNA encodes the following proteins:
- the LOC130566872 gene encoding uncharacterized protein LOC130566872: MGLMCVVVLSTLLCSVWSSTIKAKDEHRTAFFGEDVHIPVPDLDATEVTFMPRLNPLSERTLLKNGKIVYVGAKLNAHISHLILEDVGEEDEGTYVVRNSAAPADVRRIILIVRDCATETVVKYGDTYHIPINPNIGPYTLEFRSAGQTHVNVTTEEPPVLLLNQTVITSEEYQNRLIISEKRVNLHLVTGADEGSYTLIDSDGKVRMRTCLNVKDHHIFEHLKYGGTLKIKLHVDYTKVRMVYIPDTDHKERLILDQGELVMPLDPALDGRVSVEESMFYLRKVKVSDMGLFRVMHFSGFRIADVYLHVEPYKLPQLYVAIIALLSLLAFLLLVCLLSCLIKVHRRAEKARKITLIAQQAGKGEGEVFRQVVHDAYTRFTEESTVQSTWENVTESTEVEIKGLEVSKPGQYQALQSDKNFLEMNDSGVEFASSALPLDSDTDVPDNLISHKALLESDTLAGVAPALSEGEHSATRTPDSDLSASPATQPKSGAQTDDGLIGATTPEETAQANGLDAKISKDASPLSDKVAVVDPSNASTT; encoded by the exons ATGGGCCTTATGTGTGTGGTGGTCCTCAGTACCCTCCTGTGTTCAG TTTGGTCATCAACCATTAAAG CAAAAGATGAACACCGTACAGCTTTTTTCGGGGAGGACGTTCATATTCCCGTGCCGGATTTGGACGCAACAGAGGTGACGTTCATGCCGAGGTTGAATCCGCTGTCTGAGCGCACTCTGCTGAAGAACGGGAAGATTGTGTACGTAGGAGCCAAGCTGAACGCTCACATCAGCCACTTGATTCTGGAGGATGTGGGTGAAGAAGATGAGGGAACGTATGTGGTGAGGAATTCTGCGGCCCCCGCTGATGTCAGACGGATCATTCTCATTGTTAGAG acTGTGCGACAGAGACTGTGGTGAAATATGGAGACACGTATCATATCCCGATCAACCCTAACATCGGTCCATACACCCTTGAGTTCAGGTCGGCGGGTCAGACTCATGTTAACGTGACCACGGAGGAACCACCCGTATTACTTCTCAACCAGACGGTCATCACGTCCGAAGAGTACCAGAACCGTCTGATCATCAGCGAGAAGAGAGTCAACCTTCATCTGGTTACAGGAGCCGATGAGGGCAGCTACACCCTCATTGACAGCGATGGCAAAGTCAGAATGAGGACCTGTCTCAATGTGAAAG ATCACCATATCTTTGAGCACCTGAAATACGGAGGAACCCTGAAGATCAAGCTCCATGTAGACTACACCAAAGTCCGAATGGTCTACATCCCAGACACTGACCACAAGGAGCGACTCATCCTGGACCAGGGCGAGCTGGTGATGCCTCTGGACCCTGCTTTGGACGGTCGAGTGTCTGTAGAAGAATCAATGTTCTACCTGAGGAAGGTCAAAGTGAGCGACATGGGTCTCTTCAGAGTGATGCATTTTTCAGGCTTCCGCATAGCTGACGTCTACCTTCACGTGGAGC CTTATAAATTGCCACAGCTTTACGTGGCGATCATCGCCCTGCTGTCTCTGCTAGCCTTTCTGCTGCTGGTGTGTCTGCTGTCCTGTCTGATTAAAGTTCACCGGCGGGCGGAGAAAGCGCGTAAGATCACCCTCATCGCTCAGCAGGCTGGCAAGGGCGAGGGAGAGGTGTTCAGACAG GTGGTTCATGACGCTTACACTAGATTCACAGAGGAATCCACTGTGCAGTCCACATGGGAGAACGTCACAGAAAGCACGGAAGTTGAGATCAAA GGTCTCGAGGTATCAAAACCAGGTCAATACCAGGCCCTCCAATCTGACAAAAACTTCTTGGAGATGAACGACTCAGGCGTGGAGttcgcctcatccgcgctccctCTGGACAGCGACACGGATGTACCCGACAATCTCATCTCTCACAAGGCCCTGCTTGAGTCTGACACCCTCGCCGGTGTCGCCCCGGCCCTTTCCGAGGGCGAGCACAGCGCCACTCGCACCCCTGACTCTGATCTGAGCGCCAGCCCTGCCACCCAACCCAAATCTGGGGCTCAGACAGATGACGGCCTGATCGGAGCGACCACACCTGAGGAAACGGCTCAAGCCAACGGGCTGGATGCAAAGATAAGCAAAGATGCGTCGCCGCTTTCCGATAAAGTCGCTGTGGTGGATCCAAGTAACGCAAGCACAACCTGA